One genomic window of Cannabis sativa cultivar Pink pepper isolate KNU-18-1 chromosome 2, ASM2916894v1, whole genome shotgun sequence includes the following:
- the LOC115720546 gene encoding spermidine coumaroyl-CoA acyltransferase-like, whose product MAPQLNTTEFSVVKEEVELVKPSKATPSDVLSLSTLDNEANLECFSKAIYVYKAQDETNGVDPAEMIKQALCDALVYYYPLAGRLKRLDHDGRLQLTCDATGVPFLVATANCRLSSLNYLDDIDFEIAKNFVFPSPTSDCPIVLQVTRFSCGGFTIGFGISHMVSDGFGAAQIFKAMAELSKGEELSVKPVWERERLVGTPIKEPINFNSCPPAMSPYMPSSDIVDEIFYLKSDTMKRLKEDIINGGSPSNVTTFEILAAFVWKARLRALELNHDGKTCLYFATGLRKLIDPPLPEGYYGNAFLTSAVELTGRELEEKSLSKIVNMIKEKKKDVLDNNYIKKSIDICETKLAHGDNPKIKATGALMALTDWRNLGLVSDEFGSGWNIENVTSLPWDCFGSVDLCTFLPAPKSDPSLKGGVGILVSLPRQAMPVFKREIDALQ is encoded by the coding sequence ATGGCTCCTCAACTAAACACCACTGAATTTTCGGTTGTAAAAGAGGAAGTTGAGCTTGTGAAACCATCTAAAGCCACACCTTCAGATGTTCTGTCTTTGTCCACTCTTGACAACGAGGCCAACCTCGAATGCTTTTCCAAAGCAATCTACGTATACAAGGCCCAAGATGAGACTAATGGCGTCGACCCTGCTGAGATGATCAAGCAAGCTCTCTGCGACGCACTGGTCTACTACTACCCTCTTGCCGGGAGACTCAAACGGCTAGACCACGATGGAAGGCTCCAGCTCACTTGCGACGCTACTGGTGTTCCCTTTTTGGTCGCCACCGCCAACTGTCGCCTTTCCTCCCTTAATTACTTGGACGATATTGATTTCGAGATAGCCAAGAACTTTGTCTTCCCTTCTCCCACGAGTGACTGCCCTATTGTCCTACAAGTCACCCGATTCTCTTGTGGAGGTTTCACCATTGGGTTTGGAATATCTCACATGGTCTCCGATGGTTTCGGTGCTGCTCAGATCTTTAAGGCCATGGCTGAGCTCTCCAAAGGCGAAGAACTCTCGGTGAAGCCAGTATGGGAAAGAGAGAGACTTGTTGGGACACCCATCAAGGAGCCTATCAATTTCAACTCGTGTCCTCCTGCCATGTCACCTTACATGCCTTCATCAGACATTGTTGATGAAATCTTTTACTTGAAGAGTGATACCATGAAGAGACTCAAAGAGGATATCATCAATGGTGGTTCTCCCAGTAATGTCACTACGTTTGAAATACTTGCAGCCTTTGTTTGGAAAGCCCGATTGAGAGCCTTAGAGCTCAACCATGACGGGAAAACATGTTTGTATTTTGCTACAGGGTTGAGGAAGCTCATAGACCCCCCTCTACCTGAAGGGTATTATGGGAATGCATTTTTGACATCTGCAGTGGAACTCACTGGCAGAGAACTCGAAGAGAAATCTCTATCTAAAATCGTGAATATgataaaagagaagaagaaagacgTTTTGGACAACAACTACATCAAAAAGTCTATTGATATTTGTGAGACAAAATTAGCTCACGGTGATAATCCAAAGATTAAAGCTACGGGAGCACTCATGGCGTTGACTGATTGGAGAAACTTAGGGTTGGTTTCGGATGAGTTTGGATCAGGATGGAATATAGAAAATGTGACATCATTGCCATGGGACTGTTTTGGATCAGTGGATTTGTGCACCTTCTTACCTGCTCCAAAATCTGATCCTTCATTGAAAGGTGGGGTTGGGATATTGGTCTCTCTTCCTAGGCAAGCCATGCCCGTGTTCAAGCGAGAGATAGATGCTCTTCAATAA